A single window of Halotalea alkalilenta DNA harbors:
- a CDS encoding amino acid ABC transporter permease: MLRPSTSIPKRARGPLWRDPQVRSLVIQTVLLIALVGIIMLMIHNTMANLQARGINTGFAFLDYRAGFSIAQTLNDYSSNSSYGDAFLAGLYNTLLVSILGIIASTVVGLVVGIARLSPNWLLARVATVYIEIFRNIPLLLQILFWYFAALGALPQLRQSLSLFDLFFLNQRGMIIPAPIPGEGFSATVYGLLAAVVLAWGLARMNKKRQAETGQRLPIGWINLGVIVVIPLVIFLISGSPLSWSVPELVGFNYRGGLHMIPELIGLWVALTIYTASFIAEIVRSGIQSVSHGQTEAASSLGLPKGITMRKVIMPQAMRLMIPQLSSQYLSLTKNSSLAIAIGYPDLFAVFGNTTMNQTGQAVEIMAITMGVYLALSLITSLLMNLFNSRMALKER, translated from the coding sequence ATGCTGCGACCTTCCACTTCCATCCCCAAGCGCGCGCGCGGCCCGCTCTGGCGTGATCCGCAGGTGCGCTCGCTGGTGATCCAGACGGTGCTGCTGATCGCGCTGGTAGGGATCATCATGCTGATGATCCACAACACCATGGCCAACTTGCAGGCCAGGGGAATCAATACCGGCTTCGCCTTCCTCGACTACCGTGCCGGCTTCTCGATCGCCCAGACGCTCAACGACTACTCGAGCAACTCAAGCTACGGGGACGCTTTCCTCGCCGGTCTTTACAACACGCTGCTGGTGTCGATCCTGGGGATCATCGCCTCCACGGTGGTCGGGTTGGTCGTCGGTATCGCCCGCCTTTCCCCCAACTGGCTGCTCGCCCGGGTAGCGACCGTCTACATCGAGATATTCCGCAACATCCCGCTACTGCTCCAGATCCTGTTCTGGTACTTCGCCGCTCTCGGCGCGCTGCCGCAGCTGCGCCAGAGCCTCTCGCTGTTCGACCTGTTCTTCCTCAACCAGCGCGGCATGATCATCCCCGCACCGATACCCGGCGAAGGCTTCTCGGCCACCGTCTACGGGCTGTTGGCGGCGGTGGTGCTGGCATGGGGCCTGGCGAGGATGAACAAGAAGCGCCAGGCCGAGACCGGCCAGCGGCTGCCGATTGGTTGGATCAACCTCGGTGTGATCGTGGTGATTCCGCTGGTGATCTTCCTGATCAGCGGCAGTCCCTTGTCCTGGTCGGTGCCCGAGCTCGTCGGCTTCAACTACCGCGGCGGCCTGCACATGATCCCCGAGCTGATCGGCTTGTGGGTCGCGCTGACCATCTACACCGCATCGTTCATCGCCGAGATCGTCCGCTCCGGCATCCAGTCGGTATCGCATGGACAGACCGAGGCGGCCAGCTCGCTCGGCCTGCCCAAGGGCATCACCATGCGCAAGGTGATCATGCCGCAGGCGATGCGGTTGATGATCCCGCAGCTGTCGAGCCAGTACCTGAGCCTGACCAAGAACTCGTCGCTTGCGATCGCGATCGGCTATCCGGATCTGTTCGCGGTGTTCGGCAACACCACGATGAACCAGACCGGGCAGGCGGTGGAGATCATGGCGATCACCATGGGTGTCTACCTGGCGCTCAGCCTGATCACCTCGCTGCTGATGAACCTGTTCAACTCCCGTATGGCCCTCAAGGAGCGCTGA